One Pyrofollis japonicus DNA window includes the following coding sequences:
- the guaA gene encoding glutamine-hydrolyzing GMP synthase: MRIGEGYSAVAIINFGGQYAHLISRRLRELGVYTEIIHYYEASPEKIRKLGAGAVVLSGGPRSVLEPNAPRIGSWILELGVPVLGICYGHQLLALLIGGRVERGPGEYGRTWVRVLRPSDPLFRGWGSEEETWMSHGDYVAFVPDNAEVLAVSRDTGYIAAFRLRDRPIYGVQFHPEVAHTPKGRLLLDNFVSLVAKLQKNWKPENIVDELVREIRAKVPPGEKVLVAVSGGIDSTTTALLVKRAIGDRLVAVFVNHGLLREGEAEEVLSLLRSLGIEPVYIDASKVFLKRLRGIKDCEEKRKIIGKTFIEIFEDVARSDPSIKWLAQGTTYPDVIESGAVPGADRIKSHHNVGGLPERLGLKVLEPLRYFYKDEVRRIAISLGVPREYAYRHPFPGPGLAVRIIGEVTDEKLRIARRASRIVEEVLRKAGLYDRVWQAFAVVGDDKWVGVKGDSRVDGYIVTIRIVESEDGMTADWSRIPYEVLAEISWRISSEIPEVTMVTYAVTSKPPSTIEPC, from the coding sequence ATGAGGATAGGTGAAGGCTATAGTGCTGTTGCGATAATCAATTTTGGAGGACAATATGCTCATTTGATTTCAAGGCGATTGAGAGAGCTGGGAGTTTATACTGAGATAATTCACTACTATGAGGCTAGCCCGGAGAAGATAAGGAAGCTAGGAGCGGGCGCTGTTGTATTGTCTGGTGGTCCTCGTAGTGTTCTCGAGCCTAATGCGCCCCGTATAGGCAGCTGGATACTCGAACTAGGCGTGCCCGTGCTTGGTATATGTTATGGGCATCAATTGCTTGCATTGCTTATTGGTGGCAGGGTTGAGAGAGGTCCCGGCGAGTATGGGCGGACATGGGTGAGGGTACTACGACCTAGTGACCCGTTGTTTCGGGGATGGGGCTCCGAGGAAGAAACGTGGATGAGCCACGGCGACTATGTTGCATTTGTTCCTGACAACGCAGAGGTCTTAGCGGTTTCGAGAGATACCGGCTATATTGCTGCTTTCAGACTCCGAGACAGGCCAATCTATGGTGTCCAGTTTCACCCAGAAGTTGCCCATACGCCAAAAGGAAGACTCTTGCTAGACAATTTTGTCTCCTTAGTGGCTAAGCTTCAGAAGAACTGGAAGCCGGAGAACATCGTAGACGAGCTTGTCCGCGAGATACGGGCTAAGGTGCCTCCGGGAGAAAAGGTTCTGGTCGCAGTTAGCGGAGGCATTGACTCAACTACGACAGCACTTCTCGTCAAGAGGGCTATAGGTGACCGGCTCGTAGCCGTTTTTGTTAACCATGGCCTTCTCCGCGAGGGCGAAGCAGAGGAGGTATTGTCGCTGCTCAGAAGCCTCGGCATAGAGCCCGTCTACATTGATGCCTCCAAGGTTTTCCTGAAGAGGCTTCGCGGCATAAAGGACTGCGAGGAGAAGAGGAAGATCATTGGCAAAACATTTATCGAGATATTCGAGGACGTGGCTAGAAGTGATCCATCTATAAAGTGGCTTGCTCAAGGCACCACATATCCCGACGTGATAGAGAGCGGTGCGGTGCCTGGAGCAGATAGAATAAAGAGCCATCACAATGTAGGTGGGCTGCCAGAAAGGCTTGGGTTGAAGGTGCTTGAGCCGCTGCGCTACTTCTACAAGGACGAGGTACGCCGCATAGCCATCTCGCTCGGCGTTCCACGAGAATATGCCTATCGCCACCCCTTCCCTGGCCCTGGGCTAGCTGTACGCATAATCGGCGAGGTCACCGACGAAAAGCTGCGCATAGCTAGGAGGGCTTCGCGTATAGTTGAGGAGGTGCTGCGCAAGGCCGGGCTCTACGATAGGGTTTGGCAAGCATTCGCCGTAGTCGGCGACGATAAGTGGGTTGGCGTGAAGGGTGATAGCAGGGTGGATGGCTACATTGTGACTATTCGCATCGTTGAGAGTGAGGACGGGATGACAGCTGATTGGTCGCGGATACCCTACGAGGTTCTTGCCGAGATATCTTGGAGAATAAGTAGTGAGATACCAGAGGTTACCATGGTCACATATGCCGTAACTTCAAAGCCCCCCTCAACGATAGAGCCGTGTTGA
- a CDS encoding aldehyde ferredoxin oxidoreductase family protein, whose amino-acid sequence MEFKLLRINLWTQKVREEKIDEKTLRRFIGGRGLGAYLALKEIPKGADPFGPENKLYILTGPLTGTAAVETGRYHVVGKSPLTGILGDSNSGGQFGPWLRFAGYDGIVLESVSEEPVWISIVDGEVKFHDAKNLWGRGVIHTENVIRETMGITKPDLGSVLAIGPAGENLSKIAAIMNDKYRAAGRTGLGAVMGSKKVKAIFVYGHRKIELYDRQKFTQAAKELGKKIMEHSISQALTKYGTAVLVNIINEHGGLPTKNWTRGTFEKAYEISGEYLAEHYLKTNKGCWGCVIRCARVAEVKSGPYRTPVSEGPEYETIWANGANTMIGNMEAIIKINYLLNDMGFDTISFGNTAAVLMELYEKAQKGELPKDKAEKLLSLLEDVEPTWGNADAVIRLIWKTAYRDGIGEYAAEGAKRLAEAFGCPDCAIHVKGLELPAYDPRAINSMALSYATSNRGGCHLRAYSVSFDVLGVPEKYDPLKIDPKKAELVKWQQDYFAVIDSLVVCKFNTFADAPEYYVEMLKAAMGWEDLTVEELLTTGERIYNVERLFAVREGYGYKDTLPKRLLEEPLPDGPAKGKTAKEALEAYLPVYYKARGWVDGKPTPETLKRLGLEEFLYIVS is encoded by the coding sequence GTGGAGTTCAAACTTCTAAGAATAAACCTCTGGACACAGAAGGTCCGCGAAGAAAAGATTGACGAGAAGACCCTTCGCCGCTTCATCGGCGGCAGAGGCCTCGGCGCATACCTAGCCCTCAAAGAGATACCTAAGGGCGCCGACCCCTTCGGCCCTGAGAACAAGCTCTACATCCTAACAGGCCCCCTAACCGGCACGGCTGCCGTTGAGACAGGCAGGTACCACGTTGTCGGAAAGAGCCCTCTAACCGGCATCCTCGGCGACTCTAACTCTGGCGGCCAGTTCGGACCCTGGCTACGCTTCGCAGGATACGATGGCATAGTGCTTGAGAGCGTAAGCGAGGAACCGGTCTGGATAAGCATTGTTGACGGAGAAGTAAAGTTCCACGACGCTAAGAATCTCTGGGGCCGCGGAGTAATCCACACCGAAAACGTGATAAGAGAGACAATGGGGATAACGAAGCCCGACCTCGGAAGCGTGCTGGCAATTGGCCCCGCTGGCGAGAACCTCTCAAAGATCGCTGCAATAATGAACGACAAGTACCGTGCAGCTGGTAGAACGGGCCTAGGCGCGGTAATGGGCTCGAAAAAAGTCAAGGCGATATTCGTATATGGTCATCGCAAAATAGAACTATATGACAGGCAAAAGTTCACCCAGGCTGCTAAGGAGCTTGGCAAAAAGATAATGGAGCACAGTATCTCGCAAGCACTAACAAAGTACGGTACAGCCGTATTGGTGAACATTATCAACGAGCACGGCGGCCTTCCGACGAAGAACTGGACCCGGGGAACCTTCGAGAAGGCCTACGAGATTAGCGGCGAATACCTCGCCGAGCACTATCTGAAAACCAATAAGGGTTGCTGGGGCTGCGTAATAAGGTGCGCCAGAGTAGCAGAGGTGAAGAGCGGGCCCTACCGCACACCGGTCTCCGAAGGCCCCGAGTACGAGACAATATGGGCCAACGGCGCCAACACAATGATTGGCAACATGGAGGCAATAATAAAGATAAACTACCTGTTGAACGACATGGGCTTCGACACGATAAGCTTCGGTAACACAGCTGCTGTACTAATGGAGCTCTATGAGAAGGCGCAGAAAGGAGAGCTACCCAAGGATAAGGCCGAGAAGCTCCTAAGCTTGCTAGAAGACGTTGAGCCGACATGGGGCAATGCTGACGCAGTTATAAGACTAATATGGAAGACTGCTTATCGCGACGGAATAGGCGAGTATGCAGCCGAGGGCGCAAAGAGGCTGGCAGAGGCATTTGGCTGCCCTGATTGCGCGATACATGTAAAGGGCCTCGAGCTTCCAGCGTACGACCCCAGAGCAATTAACAGCATGGCCCTAAGCTATGCTACCTCAAACCGCGGTGGCTGCCACCTAAGAGCCTATAGCGTAAGCTTCGACGTGCTCGGAGTACCCGAGAAGTACGACCCGCTGAAAATTGACCCGAAGAAGGCTGAGCTCGTCAAGTGGCAGCAAGACTACTTCGCAGTAATAGACAGCCTTGTAGTATGTAAGTTCAACACGTTCGCCGATGCACCAGAATACTATGTAGAAATGTTGAAAGCCGCTATGGGCTGGGAGGATCTCACGGTAGAAGAACTGCTCACAACCGGCGAAAGAATCTATAACGTTGAGAGGCTCTTCGCGGTAAGAGAAGGCTATGGGTACAAAGACACGCTGCCAAAGAGGCTCCTAGAAGAACCGTTGCCCGACGGCCCCGCAAAGGGCAAGACTGCCAAGGAGGCCCTA